In the Adlercreutzia equolifaciens DSM 19450 genome, one interval contains:
- a CDS encoding GNAT family N-acetyltransferase, with the protein MAFRIEDIELGDDTSLLAELVACWRASVEATHAFLTSDDIERIAGYVPDAIASVAHLAACCDENGQVVGFIGVDGAMIEMLFIHPSLRGCGLGSLLLDHAVSEHGATLVDVNEQNGQAVGFYEHYGFEVFDRSETDGMGDPFPILHMRLRPTSHGSA; encoded by the coding sequence ATGGCATTCCGCATCGAAGACATTGAGCTTGGCGACGACACGAGCTTGCTGGCCGAGCTGGTCGCCTGCTGGCGGGCTTCGGTTGAAGCAACGCACGCATTTCTCACGTCGGACGACATCGAGCGCATCGCAGGGTATGTGCCGGATGCGATTGCGTCCGTCGCTCACCTGGCGGCTTGCTGTGACGAGAATGGCCAGGTCGTAGGCTTTATCGGTGTCGATGGCGCTATGATCGAGATGCTGTTCATCCACCCGTCCCTTCGCGGCTGCGGGCTGGGCTCACTCCTGCTCGACCATGCCGTAAGCGAGCACGGCGCCACCCTCGTGGATGTAAACGAGCAGAACGGCCAAGCCGTCGGCTTCTACGAGCACTACGGCTTCGAGGTGTTCGACCGCTCGGAAACCGACGGTATGGGCGACCCCTTCCCCATCCTGCATATGCGCCTGCGCCCTACTTCCCACGGGTCAGCTTGA
- a CDS encoding HAD family hydrolase, giving the protein MNDIQGVLFDADGTLIDTYDIILTSMRYAVNDVLGCSLDDAELMAGVGTPLYDQMLHFTGGDSARATEITQIYRDHNDGVHDARIRAFGDTKAALERFQAAGIPMGVVTSKRHAMAQRGLEMSGIADHFQFLIGHDDWPEHKPAPGPILRGCELLGVAPECSLYVGDSPFDIQAGNAAGCATAAALWGMFPREALAAERPTLMCDSLTGLADRLGI; this is encoded by the coding sequence ATGAACGACATTCAAGGCGTGCTGTTCGATGCGGATGGCACGCTGATCGACACCTACGACATCATTCTCACTTCGATGCGCTATGCCGTGAACGACGTGCTGGGCTGCTCGCTTGATGACGCCGAGCTAATGGCGGGGGTTGGCACGCCGCTCTACGATCAGATGCTGCATTTCACGGGCGGCGACTCGGCTCGTGCTACCGAGATCACGCAAATCTACCGCGACCACAATGACGGCGTCCACGATGCGCGCATTCGCGCCTTCGGCGACACGAAGGCGGCGCTCGAGCGGTTTCAGGCGGCGGGCATCCCGATGGGCGTGGTCACCTCGAAGCGCCATGCCATGGCCCAGCGCGGACTCGAAATGAGCGGCATCGCAGACCACTTCCAATTTCTCATCGGCCATGACGATTGGCCCGAGCATAAGCCAGCTCCCGGCCCCATTCTGCGAGGCTGCGAGCTTTTGGGTGTGGCGCCAGAATGCAGTCTTTACGTGGGCGACAGTCCCTTCGACATCCAGGCTGGCAACGCTGCTGGCTGCGCTACCGCCGCCGCCCTCTGGGGCATGTTCCCACGCGAGGCCCTGGCGGCCGAACGTCCCACGCTCATGTGCGATTCGCTAACAGGGCTCGCGGATCGACTGGGCATTTAG
- a CDS encoding DNA cytosine methyltransferase: protein MVSEKKESLLSVDDAADSIGVTKQTVTRLIREEKLPAQKVGNKWVLREEALRDYMRDNNLVPEPKDHGCLMSEKPGIVALSFFSGALGLDLGMEAAGIEPLLYCENDRKCRMTIQAMRPQGALIGDINQYSATEILQMAGLESDAKVDVMFGGPPCQAFSTAGARRAFDDARGNVFLKYLELASEIKPTYLVIENVRGLLSAPYAVERHGQPVKGGALHVILRKLEEAGYSVSFNLYNAANFGAPQIRERVVLIGKRGESKAPYLTPTHECDGQHGLPPWKTFGEAVGDLKARPMQHTDFPEKRLKYFRMLKEGEYWKDLPVAVQRDAMGKAFELSGGKTGFYRRIRFDRPSPTLVTSPTMPATDLCHPTEDRPLSVEEYKRVQGFPDDWRICGNVADMYKQIGNAVPVALGEAIGRAIIGDMNGDEPDERFADFRHSRYRLTNDETWQAPVAR from the coding sequence ATGGTTTCGGAGAAGAAGGAAAGTCTTCTTTCGGTAGATGACGCGGCAGATTCAATCGGCGTTACCAAGCAGACGGTGACGCGGCTCATCCGAGAGGAAAAACTGCCAGCCCAAAAAGTCGGCAACAAATGGGTCCTTCGCGAAGAAGCGCTGCGGGACTACATGCGGGACAACAATCTCGTCCCAGAGCCTAAGGATCATGGGTGCTTGATGAGCGAAAAGCCGGGAATAGTGGCGCTCAGCTTCTTTTCGGGGGCGCTCGGCCTTGACCTGGGCATGGAGGCTGCGGGCATTGAGCCGCTTCTCTATTGCGAAAACGATCGCAAATGCAGGATGACCATTCAGGCAATGCGACCGCAAGGCGCCCTGATCGGCGACATCAACCAGTACTCGGCAACGGAGATCCTTCAGATGGCCGGTTTGGAATCGGATGCGAAGGTCGATGTCATGTTCGGCGGCCCTCCTTGTCAGGCTTTTAGCACGGCTGGCGCGCGACGTGCGTTTGACGACGCGCGGGGTAATGTGTTCCTGAAGTACCTTGAGCTGGCCTCAGAAATAAAACCTACGTACCTGGTAATAGAAAATGTACGCGGGCTTCTTTCGGCTCCCTATGCTGTTGAGCGACACGGGCAGCCGGTCAAAGGGGGCGCGCTGCATGTGATTCTTCGCAAATTGGAGGAGGCGGGGTATTCCGTGAGCTTCAATTTGTATAACGCTGCGAATTTTGGTGCGCCTCAGATTCGGGAACGCGTTGTGCTTATCGGAAAGCGGGGAGAAAGCAAAGCCCCTTATTTGACGCCCACTCACGAGTGCGATGGGCAGCACGGACTTCCGCCGTGGAAAACGTTCGGCGAGGCCGTGGGGGATTTGAAGGCGCGTCCCATGCAGCACACTGATTTCCCCGAGAAGCGCCTCAAGTATTTTAGAATGCTCAAAGAGGGGGAGTATTGGAAAGATCTGCCCGTGGCTGTGCAGCGCGATGCTATGGGGAAGGCCTTTGAGCTGTCGGGTGGCAAGACGGGATTCTATCGGCGCATACGATTCGATCGTCCGTCTCCGACGCTGGTCACCTCTCCGACGATGCCGGCGACGGATCTGTGCCATCCTACGGAAGATCGCCCGCTTTCGGTGGAAGAGTACAAGCGCGTTCAGGGCTTTCCCGACGATTGGCGTATCTGCGGGAATGTTGCGGATATGTACAAGCAAATCGGCAATGCGGTGCCGGTAGCGCTTGGCGAGGCCATTGGGCGGGCGATTATCGGGGATATGAACGGGGACGAACCTGACGAGCGATTCGCCGATTTTCGCCATTCCCGCTATCGATTGACCAACGACGAAACGTGGCAGGCGCCTGTCGCACGATGA
- a CDS encoding PmeII family type II restriction endonuclease, producing the protein MDTPSHPSITLSAEQRIENGVVYTDDVARQRAIAYDMLREFSAKRAAYYRDSSKINLRKLLGKDVIMFAARGVATAEEFVLEAFRACESSSEETVMGNLWQALIAAISSDTLDTGDMMTVRDGALYVCELKSQVNTTNSASFPQELRELKDKCETQRRFKRASNQQVLPAFCVLRHNKAIDEIRTYQPDERDQANRDIAGFQYRYLTGAAFWQWLTGFDSVEGLIDDVSRIEIGDVRQARQECIDRLQEEMRQALEENSLGNTMNDVQLLKQRLC; encoded by the coding sequence ATGGACACCCCTTCGCACCCATCCATTACCCTTTCCGCAGAACAGCGCATCGAGAACGGCGTTGTCTACACTGACGACGTAGCCCGGCAGCGCGCCATTGCCTACGACATGCTGCGAGAGTTCTCCGCCAAGAGGGCGGCCTACTATCGCGACAGCTCTAAGATCAACCTCAGGAAACTGCTTGGCAAAGATGTCATCATGTTCGCCGCCCGCGGCGTTGCCACCGCTGAAGAGTTCGTCCTCGAGGCATTCCGGGCCTGCGAAAGCTCCAGCGAGGAAACGGTCATGGGCAACCTGTGGCAGGCGCTGATTGCAGCGATTTCCTCCGACACCCTCGACACGGGGGACATGATGACGGTGCGCGACGGAGCCCTTTACGTATGCGAGCTCAAATCGCAAGTCAACACCACCAATTCGGCGTCATTCCCCCAGGAGCTCCGCGAATTGAAAGATAAGTGCGAGACTCAGCGGCGATTCAAGCGCGCCAGCAACCAACAAGTGCTGCCAGCGTTCTGCGTGCTGCGCCACAACAAGGCCATCGATGAGATACGCACCTACCAGCCCGACGAGCGCGATCAAGCCAACCGGGACATCGCCGGGTTTCAGTACCGCTACCTGACAGGGGCGGCTTTCTGGCAATGGCTCACCGGCTTCGACTCCGTCGAGGGTCTCATCGACGACGTTTCCCGCATCGAGATCGGCGATGTCCGCCAAGCGCGTCAAGAATGCATCGACCGGCTGCAGGAAGAGATGCGCCAGGCCCTTGAGGAGAACTCCCTTGGCAACACTATGAACGACGTCCAACTGCTCAAGCAGCGGCTTTGCTAG
- a CDS encoding MFS transporter has translation MAVQNKQTAKHRQAMIVVLFACNLLASLMQSLMNVALDYVSAEYHVSLSEANLLVLGYSIVAGIVIVLAALSLHRFGLRKVMLFGLIVSFVGSLLGVLAWDFPSLVAARLIQAVATGLYFPVVNEALLNLSPKNGAGRLLAINSGIIGIGLAVAPIVAGLIITYWGLRVLFAIPAVTAFVLFFIARRTIVDVMPRQKLPVDGLSVVLIAAGLSAFMIGLNEVTRNPLPMAALMIAGIAVCAWFIHRQGRLAHPLLDMRPLRNKTYALGETLIVLSYMSSIYLSLLIPLYLEGVAGFTPFIAGCLLAPATLCYAGLCFVSGRMLGKAGVWPLVPVGFGVCLVGFVALAVFTRLDLALAIVGCMALACAGIGTEYPAIKSVDLEVLAPELSASGSSIHSTLVQIAGSISSALFVGLMSGQVHRLMADGMAKAQAYSAGFSITVYLAVAFVVVAAILSVVYARHVVKLTRGK, from the coding sequence ATGGCTGTTCAAAACAAGCAGACCGCAAAACACCGCCAGGCGATGATCGTGGTGCTGTTCGCGTGCAACCTGCTTGCCTCTTTGATGCAGTCGCTCATGAACGTCGCGCTCGACTATGTTTCGGCAGAGTACCACGTGAGCCTGTCCGAGGCGAACCTGCTGGTGCTCGGCTATTCCATCGTGGCGGGTATTGTCATTGTGCTCGCAGCCCTCTCGCTCCACCGCTTCGGTTTGAGGAAGGTCATGCTCTTCGGGCTGATCGTGTCGTTCGTCGGCTCGCTGCTCGGCGTTCTAGCCTGGGATTTTCCCTCCTTGGTGGCGGCGCGACTCATTCAGGCCGTCGCCACGGGCCTCTACTTCCCCGTCGTGAACGAGGCCCTGCTCAATCTTTCGCCTAAAAACGGCGCCGGCCGCCTGCTCGCTATCAATAGCGGCATCATCGGCATCGGACTTGCGGTGGCTCCCATCGTTGCGGGCCTTATCATCACCTATTGGGGGTTGCGGGTACTGTTCGCCATTCCCGCAGTGACGGCGTTCGTTCTCTTTTTCATTGCGCGTCGCACGATCGTCGATGTTATGCCGCGTCAGAAGTTGCCCGTCGACGGGCTGAGCGTCGTGCTCATTGCCGCGGGGCTTTCCGCCTTCATGATCGGCTTGAACGAGGTTACGCGCAACCCGCTGCCGATGGCGGCGCTCATGATCGCGGGAATTGCCGTGTGTGCGTGGTTCATCCACCGTCAAGGACGCCTCGCCCATCCGCTTTTGGACATGCGTCCGCTTCGCAACAAGACTTACGCTCTGGGCGAGACCCTCATCGTTCTCAGCTATATGAGCTCAATTTACCTCAGCCTGCTCATTCCGCTTTATTTGGAAGGGGTGGCGGGTTTCACGCCGTTCATTGCTGGTTGCTTGCTGGCTCCGGCGACGCTGTGCTATGCGGGTCTGTGCTTTGTCAGCGGCCGGATGCTCGGGAAGGCGGGGGTGTGGCCGCTTGTGCCCGTCGGATTCGGCGTGTGCCTTGTCGGGTTCGTGGCGCTTGCGGTGTTCACGCGGCTCGATCTTGCGCTGGCCATCGTGGGCTGCATGGCGCTTGCGTGCGCGGGAATCGGCACCGAGTATCCTGCGATTAAGAGCGTCGATCTGGAAGTGCTCGCGCCCGAGCTGTCCGCAAGTGGCTCGTCGATCCATTCCACTTTGGTGCAGATTGCAGGATCTATTTCGTCGGCGCTCTTCGTCGGTCTCATGTCGGGGCAGGTTCACCGCCTGATGGCCGATGGCATGGCGAAAGCGCAGGCCTATAGCGCAGGTTTCTCGATCACCGTGTACCTGGCGGTCGCCTTTGTAGTGGTAGCGGCCATCTTATCGGTGGTTTACGCGCGCCATGTGGTCAAGCTGACCCGTGGGAAGTAG
- a CDS encoding AraC family transcriptional regulator, with protein MSQLEDLNRAMAYIEEHLDGTVDMDVLARIAVCSKYQLQRMFPYLTGVTLPEYIRRRAMTRAAQDLRATDAKVVDVALRYGYDSPTAFARAFRRVHGASPNDARRPQTKLTLYPRFVFTLSVKGEEPMDYRIIEQGAFRVVGIPSDNGTWEVEDAGEKAVDYWEKLGPRVHEILDLVDGSEPAGLLGVQFCRDGAFDCYMACVATNRPCPEGMEERTVEAATYAVFECVGPMPEAMCELWHRILTEWLPSSGYRWESKTDVERYFTPRMTAPDSRSEVWLPVVKA; from the coding sequence GTGAGCCAGCTTGAAGATTTGAATCGCGCCATGGCCTACATCGAGGAACATTTGGATGGCACGGTCGATATGGACGTGCTTGCGCGCATTGCGGTGTGCTCGAAGTATCAGCTGCAGCGGATGTTCCCCTATCTGACGGGCGTGACGCTGCCCGAATACATCCGTCGCCGCGCTATGACTCGGGCAGCCCAGGATCTGCGGGCGACGGACGCGAAGGTGGTGGACGTGGCCCTGCGCTACGGCTACGACTCGCCGACGGCGTTCGCTCGGGCGTTCCGGCGCGTGCACGGTGCCTCGCCCAACGATGCTCGGCGCCCGCAGACTAAGCTGACGCTCTACCCGCGCTTCGTGTTCACCTTGTCCGTGAAAGGAGAAGAGCCAATGGATTACCGCATCATTGAACAGGGCGCCTTCCGCGTCGTCGGCATTCCGTCCGACAACGGGACGTGGGAGGTGGAAGATGCTGGGGAGAAGGCCGTCGATTACTGGGAGAAGTTGGGACCCCGCGTGCACGAGATTCTCGATCTCGTGGACGGCAGCGAGCCGGCTGGGCTGCTCGGCGTTCAGTTCTGCCGCGACGGCGCGTTCGACTGCTACATGGCCTGCGTCGCGACGAACCGCCCGTGTCCCGAGGGCATGGAGGAGCGCACCGTGGAAGCGGCCACCTACGCGGTGTTCGAATGCGTGGGGCCCATGCCCGAGGCGATGTGCGAGCTGTGGCACCGTATCCTGACTGAGTGGCTGCCCTCGTCTGGCTATCGCTGGGAGAGCAAGACGGACGTTGAGCGTTACTTCACGCCGCGCATGACCGCTCCCGACAGCCGCAGCGAAGTCTGGCTCCCGGTGGTGAAAGCCTAG